Proteins encoded within one genomic window of Besnoitia besnoiti strain Bb-Ger1 chromosome II, whole genome shotgun sequence:
- a CDS encoding ribosome recycling factor protein (encoded by transcript BESB_039280) — protein MNSDCVLYTHTRVPPRLLSCLFREASFVASLGARGSLQKDWSAARVFMELVCVRKYRGWQVERRTRLRLALDELTSLEDAMLREGAAPASMKEWMRVSGSALEALEASLWAALTAVVAPVSLSVAAGCSSKASPPPPASLRRGPARRAAVEAPARRLRDAATGEDCATTRKEAAACTEDEARLRRLESEDDVDRGASSSDAASDQEGEEESPKENATARGRRRKALQRRQRSARARPERRGRAERSEASASPSLSSSLHSLPASTSDDSGSVASLLASEAASTSSCRSPAQPHHTAQVSSFPSSFSSRLSSSLVSSPASFVSASGSPSPSSFATCARASGSLASRRCESRSLVSGSISPPRRPAAEAATPFAQRQRCVSSEKDEEAETPRGARDGHAPRK, from the exons ATGAATTCCGATTGCGTTCTttacacacacacgcgcgtgccgccgcgccttctttcgTGTCTCTTCAGAGAAGcgtccttcgtcgcctcgctgggtGCCCGAGGGAGCCTGCAGAAGGactggagcgccgcgcgcgtcttcatGGAACTGGTGTGCGTTCGAAAGTACCGCGGATGGCAAGTcgagcggcggacgcgcctgcggctaG CGCTGGACGAGCTGACCTCACTCGAAGACGCGAtgctgcgcgagggcgccgcgccggcttcGATGAAGGAGTGGATGCGCGTcagcggctccgcgctggaggccctcgaggcgaGCCTCTGGGCAGCCCTGacggccgtcgtcgcccccgtctcgctctctgtgGCGGCTGGCTGCTCCTCCAAGGCGTCTCCACCGCCGCCTGCATCTCTCCGTCGGGGGCCTGCGAGGCGTGCCGCTGtggaagcgccggcgcggcgtctgcgggacGCGGCAACGGGCGAGGACTGCGcaacgacgaggaaggaggcggcagcttgcaccgaagacgaggcgcgtcTCAGAAGActcgagagcgaagacgacgtggacagaggcgcgtcctccagcgATGCGGCGTCGGAccaggaaggcgaggaagagtcGCCAAAAGAAAACGCaaccgcgcgagggcggcgcagaaaggctttgcagagacggcagcgctccgctcgcgcccgcccagagcgaagaggacgcgcggaACGAAGCGAGGCatctgcctcgccttcgctgtcgtcttcgcttcaCTCGCTCCCCGCCTCGACGTCTGATGACAGCGGAAGCGTAGCCTCTCTTCTTGCTTCTGAGGCAGCCTCCACGTCCAGCTGCAGGTCTCCCGCGCAACCTCACCACACTGCGCAGGTCTCCTCCTTTCcgtcctctttttcttcgcggctgtcttcgtctcttgtctcctcgcccgcctcgtttgtctccgcctcaggctcgccgtcgccttcctcgttcGCGACTTGTGCCCGAGCCTCAGGCTCTTTGGCGTCTCGCAGGTGCGAGTCCCGCTCGCTTGTCTCTGGGTCTATCTCTCCACCGCGACGGcccgcagcagaggctgcgacgcccttcgcgcagaggcagagatgCGTCTCGAgcgagaaagacgaggaggcggaaactCCACGCGGGGCGAGAGACGGTCACGCGCCCCGAAAATAG
- a CDS encoding ribosomal protein RPP0 (encoded by transcript BESB_039290): MAGPRGKSDKRKTYFSRLFALLEQHSKLLVVEADHVGSKQMADIRLALRGKAVVLMGKNTMIRTALKQKMSEMPQLEKLLPLVRLNIGFIFCIADPAEVRKIIQAHKVPAPARQGVFAPIDVFIPAGPTGMDPGSTSFFQALGIATKIVKGQIEIQNEVHLIKEGEKVTASAATLLQKLGIKPFEYGLAIQHVYDDGSVYSASVLDITDEVILGKFRDGATNVAALSRQVGIPTTASAPHSILEAFKFCTSLILDSDYTFPQMQKIKDILENPEAFAAVAAAATPAAAAAAPAEAKKEEEEEEEEDDMGFSLFD; this comes from the coding sequence ATGGCGGGTCCTCGCGGCAAGTCCGACAAGCGCAAGACGTACTTTTCGCGTCTGTTTGCGCTCCTCGAGCAGCACTCGAAGCTGCTGGTTGTGGAGGCGGACCACGTCGGCAGCAAGCAGATGGCTGACATCCGTCTGGCTCTCCGCGGCAAGGCCGTTGTGCTCATGGGGAAAAACACCATGATTCGCACGGCTTTGAAGCAGAAGATGAGCGAGATGCCGCAACTCGAGAAGCTGTTGCCGCTCGTCCGTCTGAACATCGGGTTCATCTTTTGCATCGCGGACCCTGCGGAAGTCCGCAAGATCATCCAGGCACACAAAgtgcctgcgcccgcgcgccaggGTGTCTTTGCGCCGATCGACGTCTTCATCCCCGCGGGGCCGACTGGTATGGATCCGGGTAGCACGTCCTTCTTCCAGGCTCTCGGCATTGCGACCAAGATTGTGAAGGGTCAGATTGAAATTCAAAACGAAGTCCACCTCATcaaggagggcgagaaggtgactgccagcgccgcgacgctgctgcagaagctcgGCATCAAGCCCTTCGAGTACGGTCTCGCGATTCAGCACGTCTACGATGACGGCTCTGTCTACagcgcctccgtcctcgACATCACCGATGAGGTCATCCTCGGCAAgttccgcgacggcgcgaccAACGTCGCGGCCCTGTCGCGCCAGGTCGGCATTCCGAcgacggcctccgcgcctcacAGCATCCTGGAAGCCTTCAAGTTCTGCACGTCGCTCATCCTCGACTCCGACTACACCTTCCCTCAGATGCAGAAAATCAAGGACATCCTCGAGAACCccgaggccttcgccgcggtcgccgctgctgccacccctgccgccgccgccgccgcgcccgcagaggccaagaaggaggaggaggaagaggaggaggaagacgacatGGGCTTCTCGCTCTTTGACTAA
- a CDS encoding hypothetical protein (encoded by transcript BESB_039300) — translation MVMHRKRHTNVYLRTFPFLKPFRQHGTASVRFRQQAFFPFFLKAIEGAFPGTGAFGFVPSAVFQHERGPGGLLDFAAQGFADWNVWFEESTLESRSPWNYTGARNSALSFTTELEREDPTGRGKHTSKTCEEGQKSLEF, via the coding sequence ATGGTGATGCATCGTAAAAGGCACACAAATGTATACTTGCGAACTTTTCCTTTTTTGAAGCCTTTTCGCCAACACGGAACTGCCTCTGTGCGATTCCGACAGCAAGCgttcttccccttcttttTAAAGGCAATCGAGGGGGCCTTCCCTGGAACGGGCGCCTTCGGTTTCGTTCCCAGCGCTGTGTTCCAGCATGAGCGCGGTCCAGGAGGCCTTCTTGACTTCGCGGCCCAGGGTTTCGCCGACTGGAATGTGTGGTTTGAGGAGTCCACTCTCGAGTCGCGGTCTCCGTGGAACTACACAGGCGCGCGGAACTCTGCTCTCAGTTTCACGACTGAACTAGAGAGGGAAGATCCCACTGGAAGGGGAAAGCACACTTCGAAGACATGCGAGGAGGGTCAGAAGAGTCTCGAGTTCTAG
- a CDS encoding WD domain, G-beta repeat-containing protein (encoded by transcript BESB_039310): MAPKTSEAESPPSSSSSSSSSAAPSSTTLAENELFGSSQPLHTFPVLLQQCQRRTNSLFINSVGLRPPAFLPAIEEKVKLKLHDEYFFPPLLSSTASAPASSDDLALYTPASALDGPGALPPFAVAQEPPAAGAKGAETEERGEQPAAAAAGGNACTTLAVASSAEPARAKKQKVAISCPAVHTPDMTVADLVAELSSRTAASSVPYNASSGAAASSAAAPVPGESKSAPAASAAAAASGSQLAQGSAFVGGELANLRLKNLPAALRPTWHAPWKLHRVIAGHLGWVTCIAVDPTNEWFATGSNDRLIKIWDLASGTLKLSLTGHVSAIRDIKISSRHPYMFTCGEDNRVKCWDLEQNKVVRDYHGHLSGVYTLALHPQLDILCSGGRDAVVRVWDMRTKHEIYVLSGHQGTIMSLQMQSLEPHIVSGSQDKMVRLWDLTAGKCSAVLTNHKKSIRAMAFHPQEYSFVSCAADKIKVWRCPLGAFERNMEGHNAIINCCAIKEDGDSSILIAGTNNGQLHFWDWASGYKFDTIQSRVQPGSLESENGIFCCALDKSETRLLTGECDKTIKVWKPDEDATEESHPLQWKPQRTMKRY, translated from the exons ATGGCGCCCAAGACCTCCGAGGCGgagtcgcctccttcttcctcttcctcttcttcctcctccgcggcgccctcttcCACTACTTTAGCAGAGAACGAGTTGTTCGGGTcttcgcagcctctgcaCACGTTCCCCGTTCTTCTGCAGCAATGTCAGCGACGCACGAACTCGCTCTTCATCAACTCTGTcgggctgcggcctccagccTTCCTGCCGGCAATCGAGGAGAAGGTCAAGCTAAAGCTGCACGACGAGTACTtctttcctccgcttctttcttccaccgcttctgcgccggccTCTTCTGACGATCTCGCGCTCTAcacgcctgcctctgccttGGACGGACCcggggcgctgccgcccttcGCGGTCGCACAggagccgcccgcggccggggcgaagggcgcagagacagaggagaggggcgagcagccggccgcggcggctgcgggcgggAACGCCTGCACGAcactcgccgtcgcctcctccgccgagcccgcgcgcgcgaagaagcaaaAAGTCGCTATCTCGTGCCCAGCTGTACATACGCCCGACATGACCGTCGCCGACCTTGTTGCTGAGCTGTCCTCACGcaccgccgcgtcctccgttCCCTACaacgcctcctccggcgccgcggcgtcttcggcggccgcgccggtgCCGGGTGAGAGCAagtctgcgcccgccgcgtcggcggcggccgccgcgagcggctcgcagctcgcgcagggctccgccttcgtcggcggcgagcttGCGAATCTGCGGCTGAAGAATCTCCCCGCAGCTCTCCGACCCACCTGGCACGCGCCGTGGAAGCTCCACCGCGTCATCGCCGGGCACCTCGGCTGGGTCACGTGCATCGCCGTCGACCCGACGAACGAGTGGTTCGCCACAG GTTCCAACGACCGCCTGATAAAGATCTGGGATCTCGCGTCGGGCACTCTGAAGCTCTCGCTGACAg gtCACGTGTCGGCGATTCGCGACATCAAGATTTCCTCGCGGCATCCGTACATGTTCACCTGCGGAGAGGACAACCGCGTCAAGTGCTGGGACTTGGAGCAAAACAAAGTCGTGCGCGACTACCACGGCCATCTGTCAG GTGTGTATACACTCGCGCTGCATCCGCAGCTGGAcattctctgcagcggcggccgcgacgccgtcgtGCGCGTGTGGGATATGCGGACGAAGCACGAAATTTACGTATTAAGCGGCCACCAGGGCACGATTATGTCGCTGCAGATGCAGTCCCTCGAACCGCACATCGTCTCGGGGTCGCAGGACAAAATG GTCCGACTGTGGGACTTGACAGCGGGGAAATGCTCGGCGGTGTTGACAAACCACAAGAAAAGCATTCGCGCCATGGCATTCCATCCGCAGGAGTACTCTTTCGTGTCTTGCGCGGCCGACAAAATCAAG GTCTGGAGATGCCCGTTGGGGGCGTTCGAGCGCAACATGGAAGGGCACAACGCGATCATCAACTGCTGCGCAATCAAGGAGGACGGAGACTCTTCGATTCTCATCGCCGGAACGAACAACGG gCAACTGCACTTCTGGGACTGGGCTTCCGGATACAAGTTCGATACAATCCAGTCTCGCGTCCAGCCCGGCTCGCTTGAAAGCGAAAACGGCATTttctgctgcgccctcgACAAGTCCGAGACGAGGCTTCTGACGGGAGAGTGTGATAAGACGATCAAG GTTTGGAAGCCAGACGAAGATGCAACGGAGGAGTCACATCCGTTGCAGTggaagccgcagaggacCATGAAGCGCTACTAG
- a CDS encoding hypothetical protein (encoded by transcript BESB_039320): protein MTTGRELQTTAKRLRSGTSFQFGVQEGMRTSTGDAEQDLVPIVDDKYANAARLVNEYVSRDKSFEEAHRACPRSNWMRVQGTSGRCFKSFDFLEFGIGPVGDGDNTVKQVGTWEEAERICMGFGAHLAALYTAAEMKFAHMVLDRRPDACWIGLRRLEPHRARRNSDTSNGWKWITSDNGIQDDTYPIEWHRDWAPVWDSISYAKPLCGVFTKKGIAARRCYANTGPTGGLADNRVKKGQKSSAEKLPAPELSCFLCATYTSTKLPEQSFAYSAENGLFVWTEAVGGTPPFDARQSGATPHSITTEILDERVKDERRYSKEGKKSTWGLSKLHERNTMKGMKRHSESALTTSSRKANVDDVDQSSTLEDSVDEWFPPRSKGVESTGTSQNLSERSKEIPGDAHELTSTAYSTTASDTFVYNATHQPAIDSEAAFKVTRIPSMSNHTEKNEMGLRVDAHSQPSNDEGRDTAADNPTAPSLATSALRIKDSESYGAFLQEFMRLHSEAKEVQGGRKENAMHGESTAQDSKTLPAVSEPHGTPAGLSVVSLKTEQDSDDRHVLDGSVGKVKEGDYVQVSPIARATPVADMQGESEVNLSSAESPQELPSRDGSAVGLETESAATQPLRPPSVGTPPHEGKEGMAGAEKETKVKLLHIISCSLGIAIFILGAILLLICLRCSRSRHKETGEGDSQESESTQAKTMSLPLSIESSIHSIGSSVSGSPASRGESSYAQSRDEPVPAMGGSCCQQLLRSDGCSPQSRRTVFESRTLPGSRASLGRIASPGGESVFPEETWESSVSTSTSNISQSAGFQQLGSETLVSAIVRGIRVAAGMSEASSTRDDAFSTVPSVLSSDDAGSSLDGSAQTRRPSTAERLERLRARIDAL from the exons ATGACAACTGGTCGTGAACTCCAAACAACAGCCAAGAGACTCCGGTCCGGCACCAGCTTTCAATTCGGCGTTCAAGAAGGCATGCGCACTTCGACTGGTGACGCGGAACAAGACCTCGTTCCAATTGTGGATGACAAGTATGCAAACGCGGCACGGCTCGTCAACGAGTACGTATCGCGTGACAAGTCTTTCGAGGAGGCTCATCGCGCATGTCCAAGGTCCAACTGGATGCGGGTCCAAGGAACATCTGGAAGGTGCTTCAAGTCCTTTGACTTCCTCGAGTTTGGTATCGGGCCAGTAGGCGATGGCGACAACACAGTCAAACAAGTTGGAACTtgggaagaagcagagaggatCTGCATGGGCTTTGGTGCACACTTGGCGGCTCTATATACGGCTGCAGAAATGAAGTTCGCACACATGGTGCTTGATCGACGGCCAGACGCTTGTTGGATTGGCTTGCGGAGGCTTGAGCCACACCGCGCCCGCCGAAACAGTGACACCAGCAACGGCTGGAAATGG ATAACGAGCGACAACGGCATCCAGGATGATACATATCCCATAGAATGGCATCGGGACTGGGCGCCTGTGTGGGATTCAATCTCATACGCAAAGCCACTTTGCGGGGTGTTCACTAAAAAAGGAATTGCCGCTCGGAGATGCTATGCCAATACCGGCCCGACTGGAGGTCTGGCGGACAACAGAGTGAAGAAGGGGCAAAAATCGTCAGCTGAGAAGCTGCCTGCTCCCGAGCTCTCATGCTTCCTCTGTGCCACATACACGTCCACCAAACTGCCAGAGCAATCCTTCGCGTACTCAGCAGAGAATGGCCTGTTTGTATGGACAGAAGCGGTGGGAGGGACGCCTCCGTTCGATGCGCGCCAAAGCGGTGCCACTCCACACAGCATAACCACTGAGATACTCGATGAGAGAGTGAAGGACGAGAGACGGTACTCCAAAGAAGGGAAGAAGTCCACCTGGGGGCTCAGCAAACTCCACGAACGCAACACTATGAAAGGTATGAAGCGGCACAGCGAATCAGCATTGACCACGTCGAGCCGGAAAGCAAATGTGGACGACGTTGATCAGAGCTCCACTCTAGAGGATTCGGTTGACGAGTGGTTTCCCCCTCGATCTAAAGGTGTAGAGAGCACAGGGACTTCGCAGAATCTCTCAGAGCGATCGAAAGAAATTCCAGGTGACGCGCACGAACTCACAAGCACTGCGTATTCCACCACCGCATCGGATACATTTGTATATAATGCTACACACCAACCTGCGATAGATTCTGAAGCGGCATTCAAGGTGACAAGGATACCGTCGATGAGCAACCACACGGAAAAAAATGAGATGGGCTTACGAGTTGACGCACACTCACAGCCTTCCAACGATGAAGGGCGAGATACAGCGGCAGATAATCCCACGGCTCCTTCTCTGGCAACGTCAGCACTGCGAATCAAGGATAGCGAAAGCTACGGAGCTTTTCTTCAGGAATTCATGAGACTCCACTCAGAAGCAAAGGAAGTTCAGGgtggaagaaaagaaaatgcTATGCATGGGGAGTCCACTGCCCAAGATTCTAAAACCCTCCCTGCTGTCAGCGAGCCTCACGGCACCCCGGCAGGCTTGTCCGTTGTCTCTCTGAAGACGGAACAGGACAGTGATGATAGACATGTGCTAGACGGCTCTGTTGGAAAAGTAAAGGAAGGTGACTACGTCCAAGTTTCGCCCATCGCCAGAGCAACACCTGTAGCTGACATGCAGGGAGAGTCTGAGGTCAATCTTTCATCGGCGGAGTCACCGCAGGAGTTGCCAAGCCGCGATGGCTCAGCCGTGGGCCTTGAGACTGAGTCGGCGGCTACTCAACCGCTACGTCCTCCATCAGTAGGAACGCCGCCCCACGAGGGCAAGGAAGGCATGGCAGGAGCAGAAAAGGAGACGAAAGTGAAGTTGCTGCACATAATATCCTGCAGCTTAGGTATTGCAATATTCATACTCGGGGCGATTCTTCTTCTTATCTGTCTCCGTTgctcgcgctctcgtcacaaggagacgggagagggagacagtCAAGAGTCAGAGAGCACTCAGGCTAAAACGAtgtctcttcctctctccatAGAGTCTTCCATCCACTCAATAGGCTCCTCCGTGTCCGGCTCACCTGCGTCTCGAGGCGAGAGCTCTTATGCCCAGAGCAGAGACGAGCCAGTTCCGGCTATGGGGGGATCATGTTGCCAGCAGCTTCTGCGGAGCGATGGGTGTTCTCCCCAATCAAGGAGGACTGTCTTTGAGTCACGGACACTGCCAGGATCACGAGCGTCTTTAGGAAGGATTGCCTCCCCTGGCGGAGAGAGCGTCTTCCCAGAGGAGACGTGGGAGAGTTCTGTTAGCACGTCAACGTCCAACATTTCACAGTCCGCGGGGTTCCAACAACTAGGTTCGGAAACTTTGGTCTCGGCGATCGTTCGTGGCATCCGCGTCGCAGCAGGAATGTCGGAGGCTAGCAGCACCAGAGACGATGCCTTCAGTACCGTGCCCTCCGTGCTGTCGTCAGATGACGCAGGCTCCTCTCTAGATGGATCTGCTCAGACCCGCCGCCCGAGTACCGCGGAGAGGctcgagcggctgcgcgcacGAATCGACGCGCTGTAG
- a CDS encoding putative protein disulfide-isomerase (encoded by transcript BESB_039330) translates to MAWFPLVTSSSVHVYILLAFVFAYIVSGDPGASGGNSAASEAPLPEANRSSTGLPIPRLISRAGDAAKALKLTQEQQDTVKRNQHDTGTRRPYVSGPLNNLGDCASEYGCRNGGASATKRKPEMLSTAVMSRGAVSLADDNYHDFLSAHSIALVLYYAPWCSWSQKTSPEFDAAARVLAHDKGDPPVFLAKVDCTQHTQVMRDEDIQEYPTLKFFVEGHPREYTGGRKRAEILKWLQENLNRDRMITSVNALEEVLANRQLGTLVVIAAQDIARPSSPEDGGALPPSPLLHPAVEQPAEAANNTATTERTLRRGVASAGNAQDATSGGGKTVAGAHASVSPYGAPTPRVRAAGRNAKVDLDKNPTTPVSAATSLHASKKFHRETFVKVSRMMGNDVLFGEIADPEVLEYYLDVHVKPYMKTRLDMAHIHLPFIAAFPSESDKELFEDRPLPLVPDEGGEEVVVYTGSFSDEANLTRFVQTHKFPPAFPFTGIVAPRIFEDGRPICVMFLDNSGARKRNSQIPVERAPGIRQAFEDVASKYRSQIIFTVSGTKEPHERRLLTLLGVEDERQTPQLRIVTFNPSGNGKYYPALKFKPANAFLGDKEGSLSMREAVSADRNINTKDNSEEAKHVSDLQAKAGLRSPRIPSAGEPTALESESRKEGLRGSRMSSETNDAGLLQAFKGHLTNFVTSYLDGSLTPYLRSEPVPAEEENNGVLKVVVGSTFNEIVLQNDRDVLVEFGAPWCGHCRKVEPTLKMIAAVLQDSGSTALVAKMDATRNEVKDLYFTGYPTLLLFPASRKTEPIMYQGDRSEDDLLQWLASNVDKNDIDLDACRAKVKKLLEQQALLISGPISESGEPLIASRGTMSQAERSVLEEL, encoded by the exons ATGGCGTGGTTCCCGCTGGTGACTTCCTCATCAGTCCACGTGTACatccttctcgccttcgtcttcgcatACATCGTCAGCGGTGATCCAGGGGCATCTGGAGGGAATTCGGCAGCTTCCGAAGCCCCTCTCCCGGAAGCGAATAGAAGCTCTACTGGTCTGCCCATTCCTCGTTTGATATCACGTGCGGGAGACGCGGCAAAGGCTCTAAAACTCACACAAGAGCAGCAAGATACAGTCAAGCGGAACCAGCATGACACGGGTACGCGTCGGCCTTACGTCTCAGGTCCCCTTAATAATCTCGGTGACTGCGCGTCCGAATACGGGTGTCGCAACGGGGGGGCTTCAGCAACCAAGAGAAAGCCCGAGATGCTAAGCACGGCTGTCATGAGTCGTGGAGCTGTTTCGTTGGCAGATGACAACTATCACGACTTCCTCTCTGCTCATTCAATAGCTCTGGTGCTGTATTATGCGCCGTGGTGCTCGTGGTCTCAAAAGACAAGTCCGGAATTCGATGCAGCGGCTCGAGTCCTGGCCCACGACAAAGGCGATCCACCTGTATTTCTCGCAAAAGTCGATTGCACGCAGCACACGCAGGTCATGAGGGACGAAGACATTCAGGAATACCCAACGCTCAAGTTCTTTGTCGAAGGGCACCCAAGGGAGTACACAG GCGGTAGAAAACGAGCGGAGATATTGAAGTGGCTCCAGGAGAACTTGAACCGAGACCGTATGATCACATCCGTGAATGCTCTGGAAGAGGTGCTCGCTAATCGACAGTTGGGCACACTTGTCGTCATTGCGGCTCAAGACATCGCgaggccttcttctcccgagGACGGTGGCGCGCTGCCCCCTTCCCCCTTACTTCACCCAGCTGTGGAGCAACCGGCTGAGGCGGCGAACAACACTGCGACCACGGAGAGGACTCTGAGGCGCGGCGTAGCTTCTGCTGGGAATGCTCAGGATGCAACCTCAGGAGGGGGAAAGActgtcgcaggcgcgcatgcTTCAGTTTCTCCCTACGGAGCTCCGACCCCCAGAGTTCGCGCTGCTGGCCGCAACGCGAAAGTTGATCTTGATAAGAACCCCACGACACCTGTGTCCGCGGCCACTTCTCTACACGCTTCAAAAAAGTTCCATCGCGAAACGTTTGTGAAGGTTTCTCGGATGATGGGCAACGATGTGCTGTTCGGCGAAATCGCGGACCCAGAAGTGCTAGAGTACTACTTGGATGTTCACGTAAAGCCATATATGAAGACCCGTCTAGATATGGCACATATTCAT CTTCCCTTCATTGCAGCATTTCCAAGTGAAAGCGACAAGGAACTGTTCGAGGATCGTCCGTTGCCCCTGGTTCCTGACgaagggggagaggaggtCGTCGTTTACACAGGCTCGTTCAGTGATGAGGCAAACCTTACACGGTTTGTGCAAACGCATAAGTTCCCGCCGGCTTTTCCTTTCACGGGAATTGTTGCGCCCAGGATTTTCGAGG ACGGTCGTCCGATCTGTGTCATGTTCCTCGATAACTCCGGCGCCCGCAAACGCAACAGCCAGATTCCTGTTGAGCGAGCTCCAGGAATCCGACAGGCTTTTGAGGATGTTGCTTCCAAGTACAGGAGTCAGATAATCTTCACTGTATCAG GCACGAAGGAGCCTCACGAAAGGCGGCTTTTAACACTGCTCGGCGTGGAAGATGAACGGCAGACTCCCCAGCTTCGTATTGTCACATTCAATCCTAGCGGCAACGGCAAATACTACCCTGCCTTGAAGTTCAAACCAGCCAACGCCTTCCTCGGGGACAAGGAAGGCTCTCTAAGCATGAGAGAAGCCGTCTCGGCCGACCGGAACATCAACACAAAAGACAACTCTGAGGAAGCGAAGCACGTGAGCGACCTGCAAGCCAAAGCGGGGCTGCGGTCGCCGAGAATCCCGTCTGCTGGAGAGCCCACCGCACTGGAAAGCGAATCGCGGAAAGAAGGACTGAGAGGCAGCCGGATGTCGTCGGAGACCAATGACGCTGGCCTGTTACAAGCGTTCAAGGGG CATTTGACGAATTTCGTCACCAGCTACCTCGATGGCTCTCTCACGCCGTATTTAAGGTCCGAACCCGTTCCagctgaagaggaaaacAATG GCGTTCTAAAAGTTGTCGTTGGATCGACGTTCAACGAGATTGTACTGCAAAACGACCGAGATGTTCTGGTCGAGTTTGGAGCGCCCTG GTGCGGTCACTGCCGCAAGGTCGAGCCAACTCTCAAGATGATTGCAGCGGTCCTTCAGGATTCTGGAAGCACTGCGCTGGTAGCCAAGATGGATGCTACTCGCAATGAAGTAAAGGATCTCTACTTTACTGGATATCCCACACTTTTGCTCTTCCCCGCGAGCAGGAAGACAGAGCCGATAATGTATCAAGGAGATAGAAGCGAGGATGATCTGCTGCAGTGGCTGGCTTCCAACGTGGATAAAAATGACATAGACTTGGACGCTTGCAGGGCAAAAGTGAAAAAACTCCTGGAGCAGCAAGCTCTGCTGATTTCAGGCCCTATTTCTGAAAGTGGGGAGCCTCTTATCGCTTCACGAGGAACCATGTCCCAGGCTGAAAGGAGCGTTCTTGAGGAACTTTAG